The window cagttctgttaatgtcaagtttaggacagttctgttaatgtcaagtttagggcagttctgttaatgtcaagtttaggGCAGTTCTGTTATTGTCAAATTTAGGGTAGTTCTGATGATGTCATTTTAGGGTAGttctgttaatgtcaagttttagttttattgactctaaaatattttataatctgCTTTTCAGGTTCAAGGTAGAGAAATCATTCAAAAGTTTTATCCAAATGGAACTCCATTTCTTATAATATTTCCTGATGGAACTGGAAATGTTTTGTATCCTTTGCTAAAATTAGAATTAAATAATTTGAACTGTTGGAGGTACCAGAATTTACTGTCAGAAACCTGTTTTGGTTTGAATGATCTGCCATAATTTTCTTGTGTTTGCAGTATGTTTTTAAAGATTGATGTATTAAAACATATGCCAATGTGCACACGTGGTGAATTACAATTCTTTTCTATGTCCTTAACATATTTAAAGTTATCCTTCTGGAAGAATTGCTATTTTAATCACCAGTGTGACACTAGGACAGAATACTTATGTTGTTCTTGATGATAGTACAGAATCACAGATACTCGCAGTCTTTGATGCAACTGGTTGTGGAACTTGCTATTTCATGGATGGAAAAATTaggtatttgtttcttttttaacttgAGATGTGTTTCCctgatttttgtgtgaaattatTGTAAACTTTCAATAGGGAAGGAAGTTGAGCTTCGCCTTATGGATCATATAGTACTTATTTAATTGATATGTAGATACAGGCATTAAACTTAGGATTGTCAAGTTTATGAGTTGGTTGTTTGTGTTGAGCAGTGCTGGCAGAGCCTGAGAGGAACATAACATGATCCATAACATCCAAGGATTTAAATACACttgaagtttatttattaaatataatgtatttaaatagaaagtttaaatcttttgaTAATAATCATGCAGAGTTAGAGTTAGGGTTAGTGCCTCCTAGTTATTGACTATATTTAAACTTAGGAATGTGTCAATGCACGTTTTGAGACGTGGCGTTGATATTGTGTGACATGTATTACTATCACACACATGAGGGACTGGTCACTACTACTGTGTCGCGAATGCGTAGAATGCTGGGTTTGTGCGTAGAATGCGTAGAATGCTGGGTTTgtgcttcctggagtactcttgacacgtgacaaacatagataCTACAGATTGACTTAAGTCagtttcagcagacaaaatataaagtttatttgataacaataataataatactgcactccttgttagttaCACAAGTCTACAAGAAATAATCCTATCCACATGACAGTggtatcaaatatatccaatacgttaaactCTCTAGAGTatattacaaatcacgtccgtatctcagcgggtaacactgtacagaataatacagaataactactagaaatacatgtctcaaaaagaccactggcatcaATTGCCCAAAAGTTACTACCTAACTGACATTACTACTCGactttctaagtcgctactgtccgtcccggaccaaAAATACTACTTGACTGCCCGGTCCAAAGTATACCACTTGACtgcttgactgaactcaaagtcaacttttttattcattctacttcctgttttctacatgaggaattccacgtgtcttttaacctcttaacccgaggtgaacattaaatcaggcaatgtcaactgagactgtgactgaatgaaataagaaaacaaataattatattttttaaatattcaccTATCTATCCTCATTGACAGTTGGCATATACTCTTAAAACATGGATGatcttttcatttgtatttcttttttacagAAATAGTAGTAATGTTCCTTTTGAGTTTTACTTGTTATCTTTATTAAATAGTCTAAATGAATGCAATATTAACACCTGTAAATAGATAATAAACtaatggaaattaaaaaaaagatatgaaaGTAATGGCAATACAAATGTGAGATTTCATAGTAGTACCAATATTTTGTCTAAATAAGTGATATATTGTAGGAGAGCTATGCTACATTACTCATAGACACTTTTCAGAAAGCAATGTTCAAAATTCAGTGTTCAGAGTCAACTCAGGAAATTTGGGTTTAAGTCTTGTTCCTATTACTTTGTATCACATTAGTTTAGTGATCCAAACTGAAGTCAAACTAAAAGGATGATACAATTTACTTTAAAGCTTTAATGTATTCCTATCTATTTCTGTTTATtgcattattcattttttttttaagttggccTTAAGCTATTTCAATATGCTtgcattatattatatttaccCAACTTTttgggtatctgactttagttgggtaaagtaaaggcggttggtcattgtgctggccacataacacactTCTCATTAGgagacagatgaccttaatatcatctgccctatagatcacacggtctgaaaggggaactttactttgactAATTATATTTAGAGCAGTGTCATCATAATTTactgataaaaaacaaaacaaaatgtatcttACATAACTGAtagacaataaataaaacaatgtattAGGCAATAAAATTGACAAGTGATCAACATAGGGTTTTATTctatcattttttgtttcattataagTTTTGGAAGttgtaaaacaaattataaatatagaacATGTTTGAAAATAACCTAAATATGAACAAAGTGATTTCTTTCTTTCAGGTTAAATTATGATCAACAGGGGGGAATTGAATTAGATTTTACTGGGTCAAGAAGAAGATCTTGGATCTGGAAGGATCATGAAACCCACGTCCATGCTCCGCCTTTCCAGCCCATTGTTTTTGGCATGAACTACTTTCTAAGTGTCCGAGTGATGTCACAGGAGAATATAGCCTTATCCctaactggaaaaaaaaagaagctgtaGATTTAATGTAGACACCAAATTAAAGGTAAAGGTCATTTCTCTCATTATAGGATGGAGGACAGTTCTAGATGGATATTAGACAATCCTCTATTTCAtagtactttctttttttttgttaacatagACATATTTCCTTTTTTAGGGTGGCGGGTGTGGGGCATATTGTAACTTGACCTGCTTCTGTCTTTTTGTCCCTTCCACCTGGTAAAAGCAACATGAAGGAGCCAATTGAACAAAATTCTATCTCCtgaaatcatcatcatcaaactttaTTTCAGTGAGGGCTtaagaggttcaaatcctctcttatAATAGCTTTGGACAGAAACCTTGATGTTTTGCGAAGTGCATGTATGTCACAATATAGGTCGAGAATTAGTGGTTtccccagacctgtcgagacagaggtcagcaagtctggggcaatCAACAAGATTATGAGACATGGTTTCCTCTTGTTCCCTACAGCAGTGAGTCAAAGATTCATGTGAGACATGCTAAATATAAGCCAACGGGACAGTGACCCATCCTTCACTATGCTATTATAACTAGCTCAGGCCTTGGCAGCCTCCACCTCCAGACTTCACAGGCTTTTTgagacttgtcccagcactcaaccatttttccatttctattttttttaattgttgccAGAGCATGCTGAAAACTCACacccaaggagtctgcaatgaTGTTGCCAGTCActcctatgtgactcggtacccactgcattattaccgGGGTGCCTTAGCATTGGTTTATattgtgtgaagccatgatgaccgTGTTGATATAGGGGGGGCATAGTCCAgagctttgcaaagcctgtagcaCAGGCTTCGAGCCAGTGACCATAACAGTCTGTGTTGCCCTCgtaatgacttttaaggctttaCAGATGACCATGGCCTCCATATtgaaactgcaaacactaccacaagATCCAAAGATTTTAACTGAGTCAGAACCAAGAAACTCAATTTAGGCTCCAAAACCTGCTCTTCCAAAGTCTATTGATGCTGACCTATCAGTATATGTAAAAATAGCATTAGGCTTGAAGGCATTGATGGTGCTATTATTCAGTGGCAGTAGATGAATGCCTTAGATTAGTGGCATTGGAATCCACTAGTTTCAAGTGAATGTCTGGGTCTGTGGGGCAACACCAAGGGGAAAGGCAGTGAAAATGATCAATATTTTGCCTGCTGATAGAGAGGCCATCTTTATCAGCTAATCTTGTGACATGATGCATGAAAGACTAGACTATATCCGGATACATCTTCTGCATCTCTAACCATctactagttttctagctgggggGTATTCATCCAGTCTTTTGTATCAGTGGCTAATTGTCTGGTTGCAAAGAAAGTGCCCACAGATGTAGGTCAGGGGAGGACAGACACTTTGGTGTTGGAAATCAGGAAAAACAATATATGCTTCTAGTGCATCAAGACTTATAATCTTTCAGAACTGGCTTAAGATGATAGAATAATGATAGGCACTAGACACACCATCATAGCTGGAGACTTTAAAACCCATTCACCTTCCTGGGGCTATGATGACACTGAGCtcccaaaacaaaaatgtctctaaattACAACAAATATATGTGTCAAAGGATTTTAATCTATATGCAAATGAAAAATGTAAGTAATGTATTGTAATTGATGTCAGGCTGAACATAAGTATGCATACTAACATACATTAGTGGTGTGtgttaatttataatatttttaaagacatatACATCAAAACGAAAGTGcatatgaaataatataaaCTGAGTAAATGAgaaatatgtacacacacatataaacatTCACATACTTTGACTCTATTTTAAGATGGTGATGCCTGAGAATTATCTTGACAAGTTCAATGAATATCAACTTTACATAGATGAGCATAAACTCCACATTCAgtaagttctttgaattatttgtatttatatgaaTGGCTGCCTGACCATGTGGTATGCGCTGTAGACTATCATCTCGTTGGTCACAGATTTTAGTGCTGTCCACTGCGTCATCCTGCAGGAGATTTTTCTGAGGATGTAATTAACTTCAATTTGGAAAAAAACatctgaaaaatgtaaaaaaaaaattattattctgGGTTATCCTTTCTAAATCAAAATATCATTGCAAATATTTCtgacttttgattttttttttaagatgtaagacttaatcttttttttttcttattagcaAATTATTATGttgaaagtttttatttttttctacacaggtatctttttaaaacagaaatttaatataatatggATTGTTTTCTAGAGTTAGGCAATGGTTACCTTCTTAGGAATAACCTTAACCCCCCAAAAAGTACAGTacccttgtgatctatagagtagatgaTTTAATTAGGATGTAATGATGAAGGAATGACCAACTGCTAttgctttccccaactaatgtcaggtacccattagagttgcaTGGAATCAGCGGCCttctaaaaatccagaaattcaaaatcccagtcttcttgGAGATTTGAATCCAGGATCCCTAGGTTTAGaatccaagcactttaccactgaTCCACCACACCCCCAAAATAAATagcaaaaaaattttaatttgtgaAATAGGTTCAGATTTACTTTGGGTTCTGCTACTACTCTCTTGTGCacactccattggcttcctgtgaaagtaagaatcgactacaaggtggccacactataataaagaaatgcccctgtaccttagcgaactgatcacttcatatgtccctcagagagccctgccCTCAATGGACTCAATGCTTGTAGTGGTGCcatgtttctccctcaaaatCTATGGTCtgtgggctttttcagtgcacggacaaAAGGTTTAGAACTCACTCTCTATTGATCTCAGACAtacattcaagaaaaaaatcaagacctaactgtttaaatttttttagattagtttgtcattttagctctcgtgtttgtgtttgtaatgttatcacagcaccttgagtctacattttgtttgttaacagcgcttcttaaataaaattattattattattattattattatggtctTCCAAAAGTGTGCCCTTTGGTACTTGAACACTAAGCATGCATATCGCATGCATGTATACAATAATTCGTACTAATCTGCAAAACCAATAAGcaatatttgtatgtatatgtgtgacATTTAATCTGAGAACtactttgtttttctgtttgattGAAGTAAAGAAGTAAGGTCATCTAATTATGTTACATGTTTCTAGAAAGGTCAATTGtgttttgacatttttaaatcACAGACTAacaagttcaattttttttttcttaaattttttctaACAGAAGTTTAATGATCAAAGTCAACAATTTATTGAAGTTTCCCAAGTCTCCCAAACTGGACTCAATGTTACCTCCTGTATCTCTAACATCTAAACAATTCAAAGTCAATCAGAAACGACAACAATTGAATTCCTTATCTccaagaaataaagaaaagagaatAACAAAACAGCACAGATTACCTCCCTTAGACCAGACCTCTGTCATTGTAAATTAACTAAGGACTGGATGCTCCAAAAATACAATGTAGAGAATCTTTTCTCTGGAGTCTGTGAGAACTCTATTAAACAGTCTAAGTTTTCAATAGCTGCTAAAGTTACATAAGTTGAAAATAGTCTCTTCTTGAAAATGCATCATTTGGTCACTATCTGACTAGTCTAAAACGAGACTAAACATGTTATTTTGTTACCAGTTTTAACTAatgcttttgtatttattttgaaatatattaacattttgtttctagTAAActatttcatataaaaaaatatatatatttttgaagagctacattgtatatattttaaactcatgtttttcttgtcttatttacattaacattttttattttaaaaattcattcctgtttgtttttgtttttttgattcTTTAAAACCTGTAGATAAAGTGCTTTATTTTTACCCAGTGACatggacacaaaaaaaaagatttttttaaataaataaaataactacacACTAAGTTCCATCAGTCAAAGAGGATGTGATATTTTGTAAGCTTTATGGCATATATCAGTAGTCTTGTATTAGGAAaagtaattttttctttttttacttctaaGCAGCAAATGTTTTGCCATGTGGAATATCTTGAAATGTGactatataataaatgtattgttCAATGTTTGATGTGTTTCAAAGAATGGGCTCTTCTTCGACATTATTTTATAAGTTAGAAACATTCCTTCGGAAAAGATCATCCTGTGTGTCCCCTTGTCACTTAGACACATTTGTCGCATCAAAATGAAGACAGGAGAATAGAAGTTTAGTATTCTCTAGAATAACTATGCAAacaattaactttattttactttgccCTTCAGCTGGTATCAGCACTCTAATAGTTAACTGACCCATGCTAGACAGTCACATATGAAACTTGATCAGCAGTTTATTCCTCCAAACAAAAATATCTAGGGTCACCCGGTGTTTCAATACACACTATACCAATATTGGTAATTTAAAACGAGCACACCTACTGTCACTACTgtcttattttgtttatatgtcAATATAACTAAACCCAGTTGCAAATAAACTTTCAATATGCATTGTAAGACTACTTTTTTTCCTATGTTTGAATTGATTTTAGCGAGTCCTTTGCAATAGGaattgaaaatgaaactaaacaaaaaaaaatgccacttcatgtcacattcatttatattttgtaatggaACTAGTGACGCGGGTCAGGGTAACcatgtgtgtgatcagctgactcTTGTAAACACTTTCCATGTAAATTATCCATGATATGGTCATTGGATGATCTAAAAAGGACTGACAATCGTCAACATGTTATCAAGTAGATCTGGGAAAAGGTTTGATGGAACAAGCAATCTGTCACAGATAAAATAATAACCTTTTTGTACTTAATCATATTTCATAAGAATTTGTTGAACTAAGAGAGTGAAAGCATGAACAGGTGAACATTAGTTATGAGATGACCAGAAGGACTGGTGAAAGAGATTAAAGTCATTTGAGTTAGCACTGAAGTAAAACTATGATTTATGTAAGAGAGCAGTCATGTAATTGTGAATATGAAGTAGTACTTAAAAACTGCATAATTCAAGACATGGGTTAACTTGTCTCATCTACGGTATTATGTTCATATTTGGATTGAATTGCATTATTGGTACTATTGGATGAAGGAGGTATTTTTAACATGTGTGTGGTGTGTTGTCCATGTACTTGAGAGAACTTCAGTCACTGGAACTACTTGCATACTCTCTAACATGCCACACACTCCTTAGTTCTGAATACATAAAAGTCCACAGTCGAAGCAGAAGAAGGTCCACATCAATAGACTCCACCAGTACCATGGACAGACatatctaagaagggggcattGTTAAAATTGAACTAGTGATGCTGGTGTGATCATCTGACATGTCACACAGACCTGCATATGGGAAGCAGGTTTATGTAAACACTTTCCATGTAAATTACTTGTCATATGGTCATGTGATGATCTAATAAGGACAGCGACTTTTGAAAAAAGCCTTAGGGAACCTAAGAAAAAGAGAGTGTCAAGTCGGTCCAATACAATTAAGAACAGCTGAGCTCAAGACGACACAGAAATTTTAGTACAGGTTCAGTACAGCGAAGTCAGTCAGACGTTTCTGTTGCCTATTGTTAATTATTtgattttcttatttattacactttttgagttatttgcccagtattttttataacatatatttataaataattttgctaTATCATGAACAGGATTGCATTGGAACTATGACTTGAACACATCAAAACACactaataaacaaaattgttataaaaaaaacaataagatgTATTTAAAGATCTCAAAAAATGTGGAAATATATTGATAAtatcaacttttgtttttcaattgtaACGATAACAAGTTAGGATAAACATtgtcaattaaaataaacaactgtTTAGATAAATGATACAATACATTTtctgaaataataaaaagatggATTCCCAAGTAGTAGCATAATATAAACGCAAAGATTTACCAATAAACAGACATGATATCTTCCATGACAACATAGCATTTAACAATTTTCTGTCAGATTATTGGTAGACAAGATCTTatacatttcttattttctctGTTCCAATGTATAAATTTAGTCATTTAGGAATCCATCTTagtattttaaagttatttaaaaaaaaaaagagcaatgcAAGGCTTAAGAATCAAAGTATATTGTGgctttttaaaggaaaaaaggcAGAATGGAAAGGAAAATGATCATGCATAGTAACATTCAAATCAACATATGATGTTGGTAAAAACTTTAACATTTGAGATCAACTATTTCAGTAAAGACGCTTTCAG of the Biomphalaria glabrata chromosome 11, xgBioGlab47.1, whole genome shotgun sequence genome contains:
- the LOC106066287 gene encoding glutamate-rich protein 6B-like, with translation MALVSGQVQGREIIQKFYPNGTPFLIIFPDGTGNVFYPSGRIAILITSVTLGQNTYVVLDDSTESQILAVFDATGCGTCYFMDGKIRLNYDQQGGIELDFTGSRRRSWIWKDHETHVHAPPFQPIVFGMNYFLSVRVMSQENIALSLTGKKKKL